One genomic window of Mesoplodon densirostris isolate mMesDen1 chromosome 14, mMesDen1 primary haplotype, whole genome shotgun sequence includes the following:
- the STON1 gene encoding stonin-1 produces MCSTNPGNWVTFDDDPAFQSSQKSKNFPLENQGICRPNGLKLNLSGTKEFPSGYSSTSSTPLSSPIIDFYFSPGPPSNSPLSTPTKDFPGFPGIPKAGTHVLYPIPESSSNSPFIPGAGSSLLPTKPTCLSHASLLSDHSCIHPAPKVGLPDEMSPHQADSLGFQSDTPQFQYFQEDCAFSSPFWKDEGSASQLTFDPPGSRKMVPSRDKEMPIDQKGLNQCSLSYICEKLEHFQSAENQDSFGNLSTQCQYAEGAASSFVPHMLFRSQPKAGWSFMLRIPEKKNMMSSRQWGPIFLKVLPGGILQMYYEKGLEKPFKELQLNPYCRLSEPKVENFSVTGKIHTVKIEHVSYTEKRKYHSKTEVVHEPDIEQMLKLGSTEYQDFLDFLTSVEEELIKLPAVSKPKKNYEEQEIFLEIVDNFWGKITKEEGKLVESTVITQICCLCFVNGNTECFLTLNDLELQKRNECYFEKDPEKKGIDILDYHFHKCVKAQEFEQSRIIKFVPLDACRFELMRFKTLYSGEDLPFSLKSVVVVQGAYVELQAFVNMAPLVQRPSLRSCDNIMIHFPVPSQWIKALWTMNLQRQKSLKAKMNRRACLGSLHEPESEPVIQVTVGSAKYESAYRAVVWKIDRLPDKNSSPDHPHCLSYKLELGSDQEIPSDWYPFATVQFGILDTCASRTEVRSLGVESDVQPQKHVHQRACYNIQVEIEKKWIKIAGEDPDKAGDCVTQ; encoded by the exons ATGTGCTCCACAAACCCAGGCAATTGGGTCACATTTGATGATGACCCTGCTTTTCAGTCTTCTCAAAAGTCAAAGAATTTCCCTCTGGAGAATCAAGGCATTTGTAGGCCAAATGGACTTAAACTGAACCTTTCTGGTACTAAGGAATTTCCCAGTGGATATTCCTCCACCAGCAgtacccctctctcctctcccatcaTAGACTTTTATTTCAGTCCAGGACCTCCAAGTAACTCTCCTCTTTCTACACCTACCAAAGACTTCCCAGGTTTTCCTGGCATCCCCAAAGCAGGGACTCATGTGCTTTATCCTATTCCAGAATCATCTTCAAACAGTCCATTTATACCTGGAGCAGGTTCTTCCTTATTGCCTACTAAACCAACCTGTTTATCCCATGCTTCCTTACTCAGTGACCACTCATGTATACATCCAGCTCCCAAAGTGGGTCTTCCAGATGAAATGAGCCCTCACCAGGCTGACAGCCTAGGGTTCCAAAGTGATACTCCCCAGTTTCAGTATTTTCAGGAGGACTGTGCCTTTTCAAGTCCATTTTGGAAAGATGAAGGCAGTGCTTCCCAGCTCACCTTTGACCCTCCAGGAAGCAGGAAGATGGTCCCATCAAGAGACAAAGAGATGCCTATTGATCAAAAAGGCTTAAATCAATGTTCACTCAGCTACATCTGTGAGAAACTTGAACATTTCCAATCAGCTGAGAACCAAGACTCATTTGGAAATTTGTCTACGCAGTGTCAGTATGCTGAAGGTGCTGCCTCTTCCTTTGTCCCCCACATGCTCTTCAGGAGTCAGCCAAAAGCCGGATGGTCTTTCATGTTGAGAATTCCTGAGAAGAAGAACATGATGTCTTCCCGTCAGTGGGGGCCAATTTTTCTAAAAGTCTTACCTGGAGGAATTTTGCAAATGTATTATGAGAAGGGGTTAGAAAAACCATTTAAAGAGTTACAGCTCAATCCATATTGCAGGCTTTCTGAACCCAAAGTTGAGAACTTTAGTGTGACAGGAAAAATCCATACTGTGAAGATTGAACATGTGTCTtacacagaaaaaaggaaataccATTCTAAGACAGAAGTAGTTCACGAACCAGATATAGAACAAATGCTGAAGTTGGGATCCACAGAGTACCAGGACTTCCTTGACTTTCTGACCAGTGTGGAGGAGGAGCTGATAAAGCTGCCAGCTGTTTCAAAACCAAAGAAGAACTATGAGGAACAAGAAATTTTCCTTGAAATTGTGGACAACTTTTGGGGTAAAATCACTAAAGAAGAAGGCAAATTGGTTGAAAGTACTGTGATAACTCAAATCTGTTGCCTCTGCTTTGTGAATGGGAACACAGAATGCTTTTTAACTTTGAATGACCTTGAGCTGCAGAAGCGAAATGAATGCTATTTTGAAAAAGACCCAGAAAAGAAGGGGATTGATATTCTTGACTATCATTTTCATAAGTGTGTGAAAGCACAAGAATTTGAGCAATCAAGAATCATTAAGTTTGTACCTCTGGATGCCTGCCGGTTTGAGCTGATGCGTTTCAAGACTTTGTATAGCGGGGAAGATCTTCCCTTTTCCCTGAAGTCTGTAGTGGTTGTCCAGGGGGCATATGTGGAGCTTCAGGCCTTTGTCAACATGGCCCCGTTGGTCCAGAGACCATCCTTGAGGTCCTGTGACAACATAATGATACACTTTCCTGTTCCATCGCAGTGGATCAAGGCCCTCTGGACCATGAACCTCCAGAGGCAGAAGTCCCTGAAAGCCAAAATGAACCGCCGGGCGTGTCTGGGGAGTTTACATGAACCTGAATCTGAACCTGTCATACAGGTCACTGTGGGGTCAGCAAAATATGAGAGTGCCTACCGGGCCGTCGTATGGAAGATAGACCGGCTTCCTGATAAAAATTCAA gtCCTGATCATCCCCATTGTTTGTCATACAAACTAGAACTTGGATCAGACCAAGAAATTCCCTCTGATTGGTATCCATTTGCTACTGTTCAGTTTGGGATTCTTGACACCTGTGCCTCAAGGACAGAGGTCAGGTCTCTGGGGGTGGAGAGTGATGTCCAGCCACAGAAACATGTTCATCAGCGAGCCTGCTACAACATCCAG gttgaaatagaaaagaagtggATTAAAATCGCTGGAGAAGACCCAGATAAAGCTGGTGACTGCGTAACTCAGTAG